ACTGTGAGAGGCGAGATAGAACTGATAACAACACTTTTATTGTTATTCGCATGTATGCTGAGATAATCTTTAGCAGAGAATGACGACAATTCAACAAATGATTGATGTGTGATTGATGATATTTTTTGATAAAGCAGGTCAATATTTTCGTAGGAATCATAGACCCCGGAAATAATGTTTCTGTTTTTAAAATAGCGGATAAAGCTCTGACCGCCTGCGTAAGCCTGATAAGCTGGATTGCTGAAGCTGATATTACTGACAAGATTATTTTCAGTCAGGTCAAAAATACCGACGTCGCCAACGGCTAAATCAATGTTTGGAACTAATGTAATCAGCTCATCACCCACCTGACCACCTTCTGCAAGTAATGTGATGTTCAAATTGTCGGTGCTCCCTTTGAAATATTTATACACAGTAACATCGTATTGTGTAAAAATCATCGTTTTTTGAACGTTCCAAAACGATTGCTTTGAAACTACCCTGCCTTCGATTACGATGCTCGAATTATTTATTCGTTGCTGCAATGAAACCGGCTTCATCATGCAGTTCTGAGCATTCAGGGTAGGGAGGGATAAGCCGGTCATTATACAAAGGATAATGGCACAGCATACAGATGTTAATCGTAGAATGTTTGTTTTCATAGTGTGATGTATTTGTTGACGCAAATTTCGTAAAATATTGTTAAGAATTACAAAAAATGCCCTGTTGATATTTTTTTCAGTTAAATTAACATATTGTTAGTGGCTTGTATGTATATTTGAAGGTTAATAAAAATATCATTAATCCGCGCCTTATGAAAAAGACCATTCTATTATTAACCGCACTTGTGTTTACGGCAATATCTGCAAATGCTCAGGAAGCAAAAGTCAAACATCATGATATACGCATCATGGTAAATAACATCGCTAACCGGAGTCAGAATGATTTCTTCGAATATTTATTTTATTATGACTGGATGGATGATGATTATGCTTATTACGATTTGCCGAGCAGTTTTTTTAATAAAAAGAATTATGGAATAGGGTACCGCTATCGTTTCGGAAATAATGCCTTGAGGTTCAATATTGGCTTTAATTACACTACGCAAAAGAATGTCAGGAATTCAACATCTTTAACAAGTGGCGGTTTAACAAAATATAAAAATACGCTGATGGATATGTTTACCAGTGTTGGGTATCAGCGGGATTTTGTTTTCGATAAATGCCACATTTATGTTGGTGTGGATGCCAAATATAATTACATGACTTATGATGAAGATTATACAACAACCAACAATGCTTACCCGACTGATTATACGATCGATTATGGCGTTAATAATTACACAACAGGCATCGGCGGCGGACCATTTGTCGGAGCAGAATATTTTATAGTGCCGGCACTTTCGGTTTCAATTGAAACCGGATGCGATTATTTTCATGAAGTAGTTGGTTCGAAATACAAACGGAACCCCAGCAATGCTGCGAGCGATGAGTCATCACGAGAAGATGTAAAACAAAACTTCAAGTTCAATCCGCTTTCTACAATAAGCGTGAACGTTCATTTTTAAGAAAATGGATGATTATTCTTTGATAATCTTTTGGATGCCGGTGCTTCCGTTCTTATGGTGGTATTTCAGGATGTAAACTCCGTTTTGAAGTGCCGTCAAATCAATCATTGTACTGCTGTTACACATATCTATATTTAGCACGGGTCTTCCGGTAATATCAAACAATTCAATCTTGCTGAGCATAGCTTCCGACTCGACGAAAACAAGACCACCCGTCGGATTTGGGAATACGCGAATAAATGAATCATCTTGCGAAACAGCTACACTCAGATCGGGGCAGCTTCCAGGCATATTTGCATCGAGCCATGCAAGCCGGTCACTGATCCAGGATTTGAATTTTGTGATTTCACCATCATATGTTGTAGGCTGTGGGCCAATTTCAGGAGTTCCGACGTTAATGCCGAGTATGGGCCATTTTCTGTAATGACGGGCCTGTGCCTGCTCAACAAGCATATGCACAGAATCAATGTAGCTGAACAAATACGCGGTATCTAAAATTGTCTGCCGGAGCGTAAAATACCTGCAATTGAGCTGATGGGTGAAGGTACTGTCCTGCATGAGCCGCACTGCCCAGCCGGGAGAGTTCACGTCCGGGCCGCAGTCATTTATCTTATATGCCCATCCCGAACCATCGGTAGCAGCAAAGATCGGGCACTCGTTAATATTTTTCCATGCCCAGTCAAAATCCCATACCGGTCCGAAATTAAGCCGCTTGTCTTTGCTGTCCTTATCTTTGCTCATGTACCAGCTTTTCTTGAAGCCATCATTATTCCGCGAAACCTCATTCACAATAAAATAATCAATAAACGACGGAACGTCCATCCATGCACGGTATCCCGTTGCAGGTTCGGTAAAATGGCTGCTGTAAAGAGCGTTCTCAAAGGATTCCATGAAACTCTGAATATATAATTTTTGCTGTGTTGTAATGGTGTTTTGATCAGGGTATTCATAAACAAAATACACATCCAGGTTAGAATGGTCGACAGGCGAAAAGCCCGACAACCAGCTATTGTTGGCATCGTGATAATCTATTTTAATGATGTAACCCCCGGTGAGGCTGTCGCCTGCATTATCGTCGGCATCAAGTTTTGAAATATCCACCCGGTGTTTATCCCGTTTAATCTTTTCCATTAGCAGGTACATTCCAAGGTAGTTATTGTTGACCAGCAATTCGCAGAAGCGGCTGTGAGTGGCATAATGCCCCGATAGCTCGAATAATTTATGCGCAAGTGTATTACGCATAAAAACCTTATCGTTGTAGAGTGCAAAAAGTATCCAGTCATTTTCAGAAGGCATGCCGAGCAGCGGCACATCCAGATTATTTCCCAGTGCATCGCGGGTTTCAACCCCATAAGGCTTTTGGGGAAGGCTGGCCGAATAGGAGCCGCGGATTTCAATGCCAATACTTCCGTCATAAGCATTCGCCACATCCGTTATGTGGTTGTAATTTCCGGGGCCGTTATCAATAATTTTCATGGAGGCCGTAATCTTAGGCTCGTTAGGTATTTCCTGACCATTTGTATTAATAAGAACCAGCGGCAGGTTCGACGAATCCATTACAAAAGGTGCGCTCGGATTGTTTCCGAATTCCAGCGACCAGTTATTCAACGTGCCGGCATCAGCCGCGTATGTGTCAGTTATTTTCAGTGTCCAGTTGCCGTTTCCATTCTGACCGTTATTCACATTTCCAAGAATATCCATCGGGATAAACGTACCCGTGAAGGGTGCTGTTGCGGTACTTATCATGGTGGCCGCGCTGTCGTTTAAACAAGTTCCGGTAAAATTATCATCGCCGCCGCCGATTCCGCTGAACAACAGAACCGTTGTTCCATCGGGAGCAATCAGTTTAACATCCAGATCAGAATCGTAGGTATGGGTGATATCAAGACAAACCGAAAGCAGCCCGTGACTGCCGTTGATAATAGCCGGGTTCATTCCTGACACGTTAATTATATAGTAATTTGGTTGTCCGTCGTCAGTAATGGAACCGCCGGTTCCGGTGTAGGTCTGGGAAAAGCCATTAAGAAAGGAGAAAAGCAACATGAGGCAGGTGAAGAAATGTTTCATCGGGAACTGTATTTGCAGAAGTGTAACCGCAAAAATAGGAATTAGTGATATGCAGGAACATAAATATTAAATAAATTGTATCCGGAGAATTATTACCGGCAGCGGAGAATGTTCGCTTTCGCTCTCACTCTCCGCTTTGTTTTTGGCTCCACCCTGCTAGACTTGAACTAGCGACCCTTCCGCCTGTGGCGGATCAGATGCTGATTCTATTTATAACTGTTCGTATCAACAAAGAGACAAATAAAAAAGCGGAGAATGTTCGCTTTCGCTCTCACTCTCCGCTTTGTTTCTTGCTCCCCCTGCTAGACTTGAACTAGCGACCCTCTGATTAACAGTCAAATTTATAAGTGTTTTCGATGTCTTGCTATTTTTTTTGTAAATTATATAAATATCAGTTAATCAATATTTAAAAGTGCAATATTTATTTTATTGATTTGTGTTTGTTTTCGATATTTGACTATATTTGTGTATCAAAATGTGTATCAAAATTATTTTATCCTGTAAAAGTATGATTACAACAACAGCAATAATTCTCGACACCCGTAGAGCTACGAAAGATAATAAATATCCACTTAAACTTAGGGTGACATTTCAACGAAGAAGAAAATACTATGGAACACAATACAAGCTGACCTTAGACGAATGGGATAAAGTCAATGGAAAAAAACCGCATAATGATTACAAAGAAATCCGTAACCAAACAAATAAAATCGTTGAGGAGGCGGATGCTGTCATCAAAAAAATGGAAAGCTTTTCGTTTGACCTTTTTGAAAAACAATATTTCAAAAAGGCAAGTGTGCGGGATATCTCAACTGCTTTTCAAAATTATATCGACAAACTCAATGAACAGTCTAGAATTAGTACGGCCATTTCATATCGGTGCGCAAAAAATAGTTTAGCAAAATTTAAAAATGAATTTTTATTTCAAGAGATCACTCCGGATTTATTGAGAAAATATGAATCTTGGATGCTTTCCAAAGGTAAATCAACTACTTCTGTTGGGTTTTATCTGCGCAGTCTCCGTACAATTGTTAATGAAGCAATGAAAGAGGGGGTTATAAAGGCTGAGCAATACCCTTTCGGAAAAGGGAAATACCAAATACCAACCGGACAGAATATCAAAAAGGCTCTCACAATAAAAGAAGTTCAACAAATCATAAGTTTTGAAACGGTTCCTGGAACTGCTGAAGACAAAGCCCGCGATCTCTGGATACTGTCATATATGTGCAATGGCGTTAACATGAAGGATATTTGTCGATGGAAATATAAAAATCTGAAAGGTGACAAGATCACATTTTATCGTGCGAAAACCGAAAGAACTAGTCGTAACCCTAAGCCAATTGTTATAATTCTCACCGACAAAGCAAAGAAAATTATTTGCAAGTGGTCAAACAAAAGAAAAAGCGATGAAACCTACATTTTTCCTTTTCTTAATGATATAAACGATCCCATTCGTGAAAAAAAAGCCGTTGAACAAGTTGTCAAAACTACTAACAAATATATGGTTCGTATGGCAAAAGACCTAGGTATCGAGACTAATCTAACGACGTACGTAGCTCGCCATACTTTTTCTACAATACTTAAACGCGGAGGCGTACCCATTGCTTTTATCAGCGAAAGTCTTGGGCACTCAGACCTTCGTACTACGGAAAATTATCTTGGGTCGTTTGAAGATGAGCAGAAAAGAGCTTTTGCCAGGTTACTGATTCCTGAGAAATAATAGAATGCTATGTGCAATACTTTTTTAACCCATCCAATATGCGAAAAAAAGCAAATCACGCCAGTCAGTCACAACCTTCGGAGCTTTTCCGTAGTTTATGTTCGCGGCAATGAAAAATAAAATGTTGCGCCCTTATCCGGTTCGGCCTCAGCCCAGGTTTTGCCGCCATGCCGCGTAATGATATTGCGGACATTCGCAAGACCGATGCCGGTTCCATCAAAACCTTTTGAGGAATGCATGCGCTGAAAAACACCGAATAATTTTTGCGAATATTGCATGTCAAAACCAATACCATTATCGTTGATAGAGAATAAGTATTCGTTCTCCGTTTCCCGAAAATCTATTTTTATAATGGATTTTTCTTTATTCTTTGAATATTTAAATGCGTTCCCAATAAGATTGATCCAAACCAGCAAGAGTAAGCTGTAATCGCCCTTTACCAAGGGCAGTGCTGAAACATGCCATTCTAACCGTGCTTCGTCGGCAGGCCTTATCACTTGCAGTCGGGCCGCTTCAACCACTTTATTCATATCCAGTTCTGTTTTCAACAATTCTTTGCGGTTGGTTCTCGAAAACTCCAACAGGTCGTCAATCAGTCGCGCCATCAACTTTGCATTTTTTATGATGGTATTCAAAAAATGCTGTGCTTCTTCTGCAAGGTTTTCTTTGTAATCGCTGGCAAGCATATCTGCAAAACCACTGATGTGTCTCAACGGCGATTGCAGATCGTGCGAAATTGTGTAGGAGAATGATTCAAGTTCCTTGTTGACTTGTTCTAACTCAAAAGTGCGCTCCTGAACGCGTTGCTCCAAATTGCTATTTAATTGTTTGACTTCATTTGTAGCGTTCCGGAGTTCTGTTATATCATTGATAACCCCCACCAAAAAATTACGACCCTTAGGGTCAACGTACAACGTTTTTATGGTAATGACTGTTCTTATTATTCCCTGTCCGTCTGTCAGTAACTCTTCGCTAATAATTTCCCTGCCTGTGTTAAGTACTGCTTTATCTTTAGAAATGAACACTTCCATCTGATCTTTTGGAAGATACTCATACCCGCTTGTGCCTAAAATTTCTTCTTTCGGAAGGTTAAGCATGGTGCAAAGGGCCTCGTTGACTAAGCAAAATTTATGTGTATCGTCTTTGACAAAGATTGGCGATGCCACTGAATTTATTATTTTATCCAGATAATCTTTTGATTCTTGTTGCACCGTACGTATCGGTTATTTTCAGTGTCCAGTTGCCATTTCCATTTTGGCCGTTATTCACGTTGCCCATAATATCCATTGGGATGAAAGTGCCGGTGAACGGTGCTGTTGCGGTACTTATCATGGTGGCCGCGCTGTCGTTGAGGCAGGTTCCGGTAAAGTTATCATCGCCGCCACCGATTCCGCTGAAAAGCATCACCGTTGTTCCATCGGGAGCAATCAGTTTGACATCCATATCAGAATCGTACGAGTGAGTGATATCAAGGCAAACTGCGAGCAGCCCGTGGCTGCCGTTGATAATTGCCGGGCTCAATCCCGACACATTAATTATGTAGTAATTGGGCTGTCCGTCGTCAGTAATAGGACCGCCTGTTCCGGTATAGGTCTGGGAAAAGCCGGTAAGAGAGGTAGATAAGAGCAGGATGCAGAGGAGAAATTGTTTCATCGGTAATCATTAAGTATGGATTGATGAGCAAATATAACAAATCAGATGTTTTTCGTATTGAATTTCATATATTTGTTACAACAAAAAAATAACAGTCATGGTACGATATTTTAAGATTTTTTGTGTTGCAATGCTGTTTTTCTCAAATGCAGCCAATGCACAATTCTCCGTTCAGAAAGCGGTTGTAGAGGTTTTTACCGGTAGTTGGGTGCAATATTCGCCTGATGGATTTGTGATACTGGATACATTGCTGGCACATCATCCGAATGCTATTGCTGTTAATATCCATAATTATGATGCAATGTCATTTACCGACGGAGATAGTATATCAAGTTTCTATAATCCGTCCTATCCACGGGCGGTGATAAACCGTGCTGGCGCCCCAATTAGTAGAACCGTCTGGGAGTCGACTACCAGCGGTATCCTTGCCGATCCGGCGTCAGTCACGGTCACCTTCGATTCCGTGATCTATAATTCCGGAACACGTGCACTGGATGTATATCTCAGAGCTACGTTTACCGGTACGGTTACAGGAACTCTTAATTTCAACTGCATCATAGTGGAAGATAGTGTTGTTGGAGTCGGATCTGGTTACAATCAGGTGAACAGCTATAATACAACCCCCGGGCATGCCTATTATGGCGCAGGAAATCCCATTGTCGGCTTACCTCACCGTTATGTAGCGCGGAACTATCTTGGCGGTGCATGGGGTACATCAGGCATCATAAATAATTCTGTAGGTTTCGGTGATATTTTCACACATCATTATTCAACCGTATTGCCGGCATCTTATAATGCGAACAGGATTTCTCTGGTTGGACTGGTTTGCAGGAATGACGGGTCGGCAACTGACCAGCGTAAGATATTAAATGCTGCAGAATGTGTTTCATTGTCACCACCCAACGCTTCTTTCACTGCCAGTACAGCAAATATTTGCAAAGGAGAATCGGTGACTTACACGAATACGAGCACCGACGATCCGACAGCATGGAGCTGGACTTTTGAAGGAGGCACTCCAGCCACATCGTTATTACAGTCGCCGGGGCCGGTTACCTATTCCATTCCGGGAAACCATATCACGACACTGGTTGTTACCGGGGCCACAGGATCAAATACGCATTCAATGAATATTGCAGTTGACAGTGCCGAAATTGGCGTAACACAGACACTTTATTCGCTTACGGCGAATGCTGCAATTGCAACTTATCAGTGGCTTGATTGTGATAACAATTTTGCAGTGATAGGCGGTGAAACGGGGCAGGAATATGTTCTTACGCATACGGGCACTTTTGCCGTTCAGGTTACTGAAGGCGGTTGTACCGATACTTCAGCCTGTATTGTGGTAACATCATTTGGAATTAACAACAATCAGCCGGGTGCGCTTTTTTTATATCCCAATCCCAATAGCGGCAGTTTTACGCTTGAGATGACGGATGATGGTATTATTGAGATAATAAATCAACTTGGGATGCCCGTATATTATTCCGGTGTGTTGCAGGGAAAAAATGATATAAGTGCAAATCTGGCTGCCGGTGCCTATATGTTAAGGGTGGTAAATGGGACTTCGACACACAACTTCCGGCTTATGGTCCAATAGCGAACGGAGAAAAACAAAACGGAGAATGTTCGCTTTCGCGCTCGCTCTCCGTTTTGTTTCCTGCTCCCCCTGCCAGACTTGAACTAGCGACCCTTCCGCCTATGACCGATCAGATGCTCTGACCTATTTAAAATCCATTTCATCAAGCCACCGCCTTTCCTGCCCGGAGTCACCACAACTTGTGCATGAAATAATATAAATTTGACATCAGAAAATGATTAGTATCTGGGACAAAAAGAAATCAATAATGTATCTGAATCGAGCGAACCGAAAAACGGGGAAGCTAGAACACAGCCGCGGAGAGGGAGTACAGGTCTTACTTAGGAAATAATGAATGAGAATGACAAGAACAGTGATGCAAAGGTGAAAATTTAATCATGTTGCACGTTCAATTGAATCTATTGTTCCGTCAAAGAATTTTCAATACTTTTGATTCTGAAATTACTAGCATTTTACAATCGCCCGTTTTGGAATGTTCCAGCACAATCAATTCTTATAACTCTCATGTCATTTTACATTCATTATAAAGATCCGAATTCCGCTGAAATGCAAATGTTACTGGAAAGTATCCCTAAATGCCCCGGGATATGTTTCTTCATGGATATCAACAAATCAACAGATCTTAAATACGCGTGCGGTATTGCCGACTGGGGAAGAAAACTGAATAACACGTTCAATTTCCTTGTTTACTCCAATCATTTTGAGAAGGATGTTGTAAAAGGTATTGGCGATGAGATCATGCTGTTTATTCCCGACACAGAATTGAAAAAAAAATACCCGGCGGGAGGTTATTACAATTTGCTGGAGGATATTTACGCTGCACTGTTCATGATTAACAATCACCCTGATGCCAGTTTATTTCTTAACTGCAAAGTATCTATACATTATTGCACTGAAGTTTACAATATCACGTTTCTTGAAGGGGCAAACGACTATTATGGCAGCGACATTGACCTTACCGCAAGGCTGATGACAAAATGTACTGAAAACCGGATTGTATTGAGTGAAGAATTTCTGGCAAAAGTCAGGAATGATCTTGAAGCTCAGAGCTTACCTATTGATAAAGGTTGTTTGCATCAAATCTCAGATAGGTTGAGTGAAAACTTCAAAGGTGTTCCGGGGAGTACTGAGTATAGAGTATTAGATGTAACATAAGCGTCATTTATAATGAAGGTGAGTAAAAATCTCTGCGTTTTAAGTTTCCTGATTGTGATTTCTTGTACAAACAGTCCGAAACCTCAGGAAGACATGAGCCAGTACAGGTATCAGGAAACTCGGGATCTGGTTAGTTTTGTTAATGATGCAGCAACACTTTTCTCGGCGAAAGGGAACGATGCATTTACTGAATTCGGCAAGCATAACAGTAAGTGGTTTACCGGTACAAAATACATTTTCATCTACGACCTGACAGGAAGGTGCGTTTTTCATCCTGTTTCAAAAGAGCTTGTTGGTAGGAATATGCTAGACATGAAAGATATGAACGGAAAGCCGATTATACAGTTAAATATGATGATCGCGTCAAGAGCAACCAAGCCTTATGGTTGGATTCATTGTCTCTGGGCTGAACCGGGAGAGATATTTCCTTCATGGAAAAATATATACATAAAGGGTGTTAAAGGGCCTGATGGAAAAAAGTATGCCATTGGCAGCGGTACGTATAACATCCGCACCGAGATACCTTTTGTTGTTGATATTGTTGATTCGGCTGCACAGCTCGTGCACCTAGCCGGAAAAGAAGCATATCCGCAACTTCTGGATAAAGCGAGTGTTTTTTATTTTAATGATTCCTACCTTTTCGTACTTACGTTAAATGGCAAGCTGCTCGTTGACCCTTCATATCCGACGAAAACTGGCAGGGATGTAAGTGATTTCAGGGATTATGCCGGCCATTATACTATACGGGAACTTCTAGGAAAACTGAAGAAGAATGATTTTGTTTATCTTTCTTATATGTGGCCGGCACCTGGACAACCGAACCCAATAAAAAAGATGCTATACGCGAGAAAAGTGGTTTCTGACAATGATACAGTTGTAGTTGGTTCAAGTTTATACCTTATGGAATCCATCTGGAAAAAATTCTAACATCCTGCAATGGCGACAAAACCCGCAAATTTAATCTATGGCGTAGATGATAAGCCGCCCTGGAAAACAGCTTTTGTTTTAGGGTTACAGCATGTCTTCAGCATGTCCAGTTGTTTGTTTATTCCCGTTTTAATTGCACAGGAGATTGGAGGAGGGTTTGACGTTATTCAATCACTCGTTTGTTTTTCCATGATTGCCGGCGGCTTAGGAACGGTATTGCAATCTCTGAGGAAAGGGCCGGTTGGATCCGGCTATCTGTGTCCTCATCTTGTGGGTCCATCTTATCTGTCGGTTTCCATTCAGGCCGCGGGAATGGGTGGGCTGCCGCTAATGCATGGGATGACACTAATAACAGGCCTTTTTGAAGTTCTTTTTTCCAGGGTTGTACATAGGCTCAGGTCATTATTCCCAACTGAAATTACCGGTCTTGTTGTACTGATGATTGCAGTTGGCCTGATACCTCTGGGTGCATCAAAATTTGTCGGAATTGATTATGCCGGCGACTCAATAAACACTAAAGAGTTATTCGTAGCCCTTATTACGCTTTTCACAATGATTGGTTTTAATATCTGGGGAAAAGGGAAACTGAGGCTTTTCTGTGTATTAATCGGGCTAGGAATTGGATATATAATATCAGCTATTACTGGAGTGATATCACATGATGATTATAATGTAGTGTTGAATGCCCCTTGGTTTTCACTGCCAGGAAAAGGAGTAAAAATGTTTAGTTATCAGTTTGACTGGGGATTAGTCATCCCGTTTTTTATCGTTTCATTGTGCTCCAGCCTTAAGTCTATCGGCAACCTTATTACTTGTCAAAAAATCAATGATGAAAAATGGTCCCGCCCGGATATGAAAAATATTGGAAAAGGATTATTTGCTGATGGATTAAGTGTTACCATTGCCGGTGCTTTAGGCGGTACGGCAACCGACACTTCGGCGAGTAATGTGGGCCTTTCTGTGGCCACATCTGCAACTAGCCGAAGAATTGGATACTTTGCAGGTTTTATCTTTACAGGGATTGCCTTCATACCAAAAATCGCTTCCATATTTTCCATTATGCCCTCGTCGATAATGGGTGCAATTGTAATTTTTGTAACCAGTTTTATGGTCATTTCCGGCATTCAGATCATACAGAGTTGTAAACTAGACACGCGGAAAACTTTTGTAATAGGACTGTCATTTATTTTCGGTTTAAGTGCGATTATATTGCCCGACCTCTATTCCCGGCTTCCGTCGTGGCTAAGCCCGGTCTTTTCATCCTCACTTACTTTAGCTACAATGCTTGCTATAATTTTGAATCAAATATTTCATATCGGAGCAAAGAAAAATGAAAAGGATCAAAAGGAAAAAGAAATTGAAGAAATGTCAGTATAAATTCTATTGTAATGGCCAATCCTGAAAATGAGAAGTTAATTGAATATCTGGTTGTCCGGAACAAACAAGGCCGAAGATTCTCCACCGAAAAGGATTCACGCTGGGGTGGACTTCTGGAGCCGGGCACTTCGGAGAATCCTGACAAAACAGGAGAAGGGCTGAGGGTCGCTTTGTTTGCAAGCTGGGATTTTGGCTATCTGGTACTTGAAACGTTAAAAGAATTTGAGAGGGACCAACCCGGAAGAATAAACCTTGTTGGGTTGGTAACCGACAATCCGTTGAATCCTGATGCAAAAATATCACTCAAAAAAAGAGTGTGGAACCTGCTCGAAATGCCTTATCGGGTAATCGATGAAACATATATCATTGAGTCAGGTCTCTGCCATGGTATCCCGGTATATACCGGTGAGATTAAGGTGCCATCTTTTCAGGCCATACTAAAACAATGGAATCCGGATGCCATTCTGGTATGCGTTTTTGGACAGGTGATAGACTCCTTCATTATTAATCTGGCTCATTATGGTATATACAATTTTCATCCGTCAGATCTGTCAAACCATCAGGGTGCTGGACCAGCGCCTTATGACGATCTCGCGAAGTATGATTTAAAAACTACGGTTTGGTCAGTGCATCATGTATCGGAAGAAATTGACGGCGGAGCTGTCGTCGGGAAGTCGCCTCTGGTTAACGTTCGTAATGAAAAAGGAGAACTTCCTGCCGATCCGCTTAAGGTTTACCGAAAACTTGCAGAAGCATTAAGTCCGCTTGCTTATTTTCTGGTGGATGAACTATTAGAGAAACACGAGCAAGGAAAACCTGAAAAGATCAGTAGTATTGACTTTGACAACCTTATACCCGGTTCAGTCAGGAACAAACTTCTAAAACCTGTAACAGGTGATCAGCCTGCCGATGCACTCTGTCTTCCAAAAGATTTTCTATTTAAGTCTGGGTAAAATAAAAGTGTACGTCAGGTACGCGCCTATGCCGGACGCGACAATGGCGCAAAGGGTGCCGATATACAAACCTGAAATCATATAGAAATGACGGATCGAGATGGCAAATACAGCGACCGTGATCATCCCCGTAATCATCAACGGCTTGGTCATTGCTCTCGAAAACATGACGCCGTTAGCGTAATATGAGATCGTAAGCATAGAAATAAACATTGCCGGGAATGCTGCAGCGATACCACCCAGGGCAGGACCACCCGCCTTTGCAATCAGCACGCTGAGCATTACTGCAAATCCTCCGAATACAGAACGGATCAATAGATGTTTTTCGGGTTGCCCCTTCTTTTCAGAAACAACGGATCTGATCCGCAGAATTTTCTCAAGTGTGATAAATGCACCGGACACAACAACGGCATATATAAAAAGATTGAGCAGAAAGTTAGCCCAGTTGAAAAAGTCAATAATAAACGCTGACACAAGCCAGAAACAAAGGGCAGACACCATTGCCAACCAAAAACCCCGCCGCGCCAGGGCAGCATAAACCACTAAGAACAAAACGGATATTGAAATGGCTATTGGAAATATTGTCGTGTCGGCAGCGGCATTTTCCGGAGATTCTGTTATTCCAATAAAAAAGAATGACAGCAGTGCAGTCGAAGGGAGTCCTCCAATAAAACCACCTGTTCTCGTGCCAAGCCGAAGCCCGGCAAGTACCGTGAAATAGATCCAACCGCTTGCTACCATAAATGTTAACAGCAGCTCTAACAAAAATATTTTGGATGTCATTTTTTACTAATCCGCC
Above is a genomic segment from Bacteroidota bacterium containing:
- a CDS encoding DUF3147 family protein, coding for MTSKIFLLELLLTFMVASGWIYFTVLAGLRLGTRTGGFIGGLPSTALLSFFFIGITESPENAAADTTIFPIAISISVLFLVVYAALARRGFWLAMVSALCFWLVSAFIIDFFNWANFLLNLFIYAVVVSGAFITLEKILRIRSVVSEKKGQPEKHLLIRSVFGGFAVMLSVLIAKAGGPALGGIAAAFPAMFISMLTISYYANGVMFSRAMTKPLMITGMITVAVFAISIRHFYMISGLYIGTLCAIVASGIGAYLTYTFILPRLK
- a CDS encoding formyltransferase family protein; this translates as MANPENEKLIEYLVVRNKQGRRFSTEKDSRWGGLLEPGTSENPDKTGEGLRVALFASWDFGYLVLETLKEFERDQPGRINLVGLVTDNPLNPDAKISLKKRVWNLLEMPYRVIDETYIIESGLCHGIPVYTGEIKVPSFQAILKQWNPDAILVCVFGQVIDSFIINLAHYGIYNFHPSDLSNHQGAGPAPYDDLAKYDLKTTVWSVHHVSEEIDGGAVVGKSPLVNVRNEKGELPADPLKVYRKLAEALSPLAYFLVDELLEKHEQGKPEKISSIDFDNLIPGSVRNKLLKPVTGDQPADALCLPKDFLFKSG
- a CDS encoding cache domain-containing protein; translation: MKVSKNLCVLSFLIVISCTNSPKPQEDMSQYRYQETRDLVSFVNDAATLFSAKGNDAFTEFGKHNSKWFTGTKYIFIYDLTGRCVFHPVSKELVGRNMLDMKDMNGKPIIQLNMMIASRATKPYGWIHCLWAEPGEIFPSWKNIYIKGVKGPDGKKYAIGSGTYNIRTEIPFVVDIVDSAAQLVHLAGKEAYPQLLDKASVFYFNDSYLFVLTLNGKLLVDPSYPTKTGRDVSDFRDYAGHYTIRELLGKLKKNDFVYLSYMWPAPGQPNPIKKMLYARKVVSDNDTVVVGSSLYLMESIWKKF
- a CDS encoding solute carrier family 23 protein produces the protein MATKPANLIYGVDDKPPWKTAFVLGLQHVFSMSSCLFIPVLIAQEIGGGFDVIQSLVCFSMIAGGLGTVLQSLRKGPVGSGYLCPHLVGPSYLSVSIQAAGMGGLPLMHGMTLITGLFEVLFSRVVHRLRSLFPTEITGLVVLMIAVGLIPLGASKFVGIDYAGDSINTKELFVALITLFTMIGFNIWGKGKLRLFCVLIGLGIGYIISAITGVISHDDYNVVLNAPWFSLPGKGVKMFSYQFDWGLVIPFFIVSLCSSLKSIGNLITCQKINDEKWSRPDMKNIGKGLFADGLSVTIAGALGGTATDTSASNVGLSVATSATSRRIGYFAGFIFTGIAFIPKIASIFSIMPSSIMGAIVIFVTSFMVISGIQIIQSCKLDTRKTFVIGLSFIFGLSAIILPDLYSRLPSWLSPVFSSSLTLATMLAIILNQIFHIGAKKNEKDQKEKEIEEMSV